The proteins below come from a single Carboxydothermus pertinax genomic window:
- a CDS encoding ABC transporter ATP-binding protein — protein MEKILEVKDLKTYFYSSGKEIRAVDGVSFTLNRGEILGIVGESGSGKSVTSLSIMRLIPSPPGKIAGGEILFEGDDLLKKSEKEMRKIRGEKISMIFQDPMTSLNPVFTVEEQLLEVFRVHKKLKNNEAREKAIELLRKVGIPEAEKRIKSYPHQFSGGMRQRVMIAMALALNPTLLIADEPTTALDVTIQAQIIALMKQLQKEYGTSIIMITHDLGVVAEMCQKVMVMYAGRVVEYTDVQALFKNPKHPYTIGLLNSLPKLSEEKKRLTPIEGSPPDLGNLPPGCAFYPRCSFRKEICSRITPELQEMHDRQIACHLYQEGVNNAAAS, from the coding sequence ATGGAAAAGATTCTGGAAGTCAAAGATTTAAAAACTTATTTTTATAGTTCTGGTAAAGAAATTCGCGCGGTTGATGGAGTGAGTTTTACTTTAAACCGGGGAGAAATTTTAGGAATAGTTGGAGAATCAGGTTCCGGAAAATCGGTTACCTCTCTTTCTATTATGCGCCTTATTCCTTCCCCACCGGGAAAAATTGCTGGGGGAGAAATTCTTTTTGAAGGGGATGATCTTTTAAAGAAAAGTGAAAAAGAAATGCGTAAAATTCGAGGAGAAAAAATTTCCATGATTTTTCAGGATCCGATGACTTCGTTAAATCCTGTTTTTACAGTAGAAGAGCAGCTTTTAGAAGTTTTTCGCGTACATAAAAAACTAAAAAATAATGAAGCGCGGGAAAAAGCCATTGAGCTTTTAAGAAAAGTGGGAATACCAGAAGCGGAAAAAAGGATTAAGAGTTATCCGCATCAGTTTAGCGGAGGCATGCGCCAAAGGGTAATGATAGCAATGGCGCTGGCCTTAAATCCTACTCTTTTAATTGCTGATGAGCCAACCACCGCACTGGATGTTACCATTCAGGCGCAGATCATAGCTTTAATGAAGCAACTGCAAAAGGAGTACGGAACTTCCATCATCATGATTACCCACGACCTGGGAGTTGTGGCAGAAATGTGTCAAAAGGTAATGGTGATGTATGCGGGCAGAGTGGTGGAATATACCGACGTCCAAGCATTGTTTAAGAATCCCAAGCATCCCTATACTATTGGTCTATTAAATTCCTTGCCTAAGCTTTCCGAGGAAAAGAAACGTTTAACTCCCATTGAAGGTTCGCCGCCAGACCTGGGGAATTTGCCCCCGGGATGTGCTTTTTATCCCCGGTGTAGTTTTAGAAAAGAAATTTGCAGCCGGATAACGCCTGAATTACAGGAAATGCACGACCGTCAAATTGCTTGTCATTTGTACCAGGAGGGAGTAAACAATGCAGCCGCTTCTTGA
- a CDS encoding ABC transporter ATP-binding protein: MQPLLEVKNLKKYFPITQGIGPIKGKKWLKAVDDVSFTLYEGETLGLVGESGCGKSTTGRAILRLIEPTAGEVNYRGENILALNRKEMRQKRREMQIIFQDPFASLDPRMTVAEIIAEPLRVFKYEGNIKKRVEELIEKVGLSRSHRDRYPHEFSGGQRQRVGIARALALNPKLIVCDEPVSALDVSVQAQVINLLEDLQKELGLTYIFIAHDLSVVRHISRRVAVMYLGKIVEYGPAEFIFKSPKHPYTKALLSAIPVPEPSFKKEKIILEGDVPSPINPPNGCLFHPRCPSKKAVCMESLPELYEVEEGYRVRCHYIRRR; this comes from the coding sequence ATGCAGCCGCTTCTTGAGGTAAAAAATCTAAAAAAATATTTTCCAATAACCCAGGGAATAGGACCTATTAAGGGAAAGAAGTGGCTAAAAGCAGTTGATGATGTATCTTTTACTCTGTATGAAGGGGAAACGCTTGGATTAGTAGGAGAATCAGGGTGCGGAAAATCGACAACGGGTCGGGCAATTTTAAGGTTAATTGAGCCTACTGCTGGAGAAGTTAATTACCGTGGCGAAAACATTTTAGCTCTAAATCGGAAAGAAATGCGGCAAAAACGACGGGAAATGCAAATTATTTTTCAGGATCCTTTTGCTTCCTTGGACCCTAGAATGACGGTGGCGGAAATTATTGCCGAACCCCTTCGGGTTTTTAAATATGAAGGGAATATCAAAAAGAGGGTGGAAGAGTTAATTGAAAAAGTTGGGTTAAGCCGCTCTCATCGGGATCGTTATCCCCATGAATTTTCCGGGGGACAGCGGCAGAGGGTAGGTATAGCCCGGGCTTTAGCTCTAAATCCCAAACTAATCGTATGCGATGAGCCGGTATCTGCTTTAGATGTTTCGGTACAAGCCCAGGTAATAAATCTTTTAGAAGATTTACAAAAAGAACTAGGACTTACTTATATATTTATTGCTCATGATTTAAGCGTGGTTCGGCATATAAGCCGCCGAGTGGCTGTAATGTATCTTGGAAAAATAGTGGAGTACGGTCCGGCGGAGTTTATCTTTAAAAGCCCAAAACATCCTTATACAAAAGCTTTATTATCAGCAATTCCAGTACCAGAGCCTAGTTTTAAAAAAGAAAAAATTATTTTAGAAGGGGATGTGCCAAGTCCTATAAATCCGCCAAACGGTTGCCTGTTTCATCCCAGGTGTCCCAGTAAAAAAGCGGTGTGCATGGAGAGTTTACCGGAGCTTTATGAAGTGGAAGAAGGGTACAGGGTGCGGTGCCATTATATAAGGAGGAGGTGA